The genomic stretch CTGTATCGGTGTTTTTGGAATAATAGTGTATTGGAGTACCTGTGCAACGTAGGTTGTGTTCGTTTGTGTCTGGAAATAGTAGTGCAACACCATGCCGTTTGATCGACGCACGCGCTTGCAAACACAGGTTCTTGTGGTAAGAAAACAATATTTGAATCGCGCAAATCCGTTTCATATGTAATTTAATACGGTGAGACAGACCTGTATCTCTCTACTCCTCTCTGTTCCTCTCCGTTTGTCCGGAACATATGCatgcctcccccccccccccaaacacacacacacacaccaaatGACCTCGAAATGTCTGGTAGTCCTTGCAACTCATCCTATCATCGTATCGCTTTCTGACGCGGAACGCattctcttctccctctccttgcATTGTGGGGGCATCCGCAAACGGACATGCGACAGTCGCGATCGCACGTCCACGTCCTCCTGCGAACGAACGGACATGGCAGCGTCACGTCTGGTCTGAACAAAATCCGGTGAACGGCTCAGAGCATATTGCCGAGGCTAACCGCTTGTTGCCGAATGCAAATTTCTGTTCAAAGTGAACCAATGGTAACTCCGTAAACCAAAAAAgaagataaaataaaaaattgacgATCCAAAATGGTGGGCAAGACTCGAAGAGGCGATGCTACCTCCCCTCTGCCTCTCGATTCTTCGAACTCACCTTATCATCTCTCTTATTTCTCGTCACCACTCACCTGCCTTctttcccccctccccctctcccctcAGGATGGTCACTCGCTCACTCCTCCATCGGAAGCTTCACTATCACCCCTCTCACTCACGGCACTGCTGGAGCTGCCGCCCCACTAGGCCACTACATACTGCGGCTGTAGTTCATCACCTCCATCACTAGCCGCGGCAGCGCTACATTCACCGGATATTCTAAGCAAACGTTTTTACTCCAAAGAAAGTTAGAGTACGGCCATAGAGAGACGACTAAAAGTCGAATACATCATGATCAAAGGAAAGAATAATCAAGAAATAGCATGTCGAGGTCACGAGGTCAAGGTCAATGTCAGGCTGGTCACAACTCAACTCATGCATGAATGAACAATCTAAAGGGTCACATCAACGGATTCTTCATGCTTCCCCTgtttttttctataaaaaagATGAATTATGAGCTTGCTTGGTTTGCTACCAATTTTTGCCCAGCCAAAGTCACGGCATGCCAAAATCAGGGCTTGCCAAAATCAAGGATGCCAAAGTTAGGACACAAAATTTAGGTATTCAATTGGTTTAGTGTCAAAATATGGCAACCGAAACTTTTTTTCATATGATGAGCTTTAAGAAGTTTTTAGAAATCTGCCATGATTTTGGCTATAAACATTGGCATGCcaatttttctagtagtgaagcAGTCGATAGCCAAATCTTTTAGGCATGCTATGATTTTGGCtgggcaaaaaaaaattatattcctCTTTCGAAATCCACGGCAATCTCATCTCCCTCCTTAACTTCTGCCAGTAAAACAATGCTGACGGAGGATAATTACACTGCGATTGTGTATACTTAGCTCGATCTGGCCTTCATTTACTCGTGCCGGTTGTCCGTTTCTTATAGCCTTTAGCCTTTACGCATTTGAAAACCGTTGTCGATTAATCGTGAATTTAGAAGTACTTTAGGAAATGAGAAAGAGAGCCATGAACACGTACAATGGCAAAACTCTGGACTgaattctttttttcccctcaagTTGTGATGCAGTTTTACAATAACACCATCCTACCACTAGCACTCTCAAAACATAGAGATGATTTCCGGAGGCACTCCTTTTGGGAGAATATCTACTGCTTGCGTGCCATCAAGTTCCAAACAAAGCGTTGGCACCGGAGACTAATTctttttccaaaagaaaaacaaagccTTTGCAAGTTCGGAAAAGAGAAGATCCTAGCGCACCAAGCTTAACACTTTATCATCGAACCTGACTGTCAGAGTCCATTTCCAATCATCGTATATGGCATTTCTGATGCGGAATGCACTTTCCTTTGTGAGCCATCTACTCGTGCAAACTTTTATGTCATTGCGATTGCAGCGGCAAAGTGTCAGCGTCATGTTCAGAAGACGATCGGGCACCGCACAGTTTTGTTTTGGTATCGTTTCCTTTCCTTTGTTTCCAAGCGTGCAATGCACATATTCTGCATCGGGCACGCTGGTGTCACGTCTCATGTGAAAACGGTTTCAGCAAACAGCTTCCGATTGGCCGGATAATCACATCCTGAAGAAATACTCTACCACCAAGAGAAAAACTATTCAAAGAACATAAGCTGATGCATTATTTTGTATGCCGAGAAAATGTTATATGATCCTGTCCGGCACAAGCAATGCAGAATGAGCTGCATCAGCATAAGTTCTCTGAATTTTATCATTGAAATGCCAAAAAAATTCGCACTTCGCATACCAAAAACTGTCATGTTCCCTGATTGCCTCTCTACGCAAGCAATCGAATTGCAGGCCGGACTGAATTGCATCAGCAAATCTTTCAGATTGCAAGACAAACTATTCAGAGACTGCAGGTACACGCTGGATGGGTTGgtgagatgattttttttttaaacaaatgCTTATTGATTGTGGCAAGAAAGGCAGCTGTAGCTGCTCATCTTCTCCGTGTGACTAGTTGAATGCCCGAATGTCGCTGTTTTTTTAGGAAGCCAGAAGCTAGTAGTAGCACTTCTCTCAGCGTCCTAGAGCGGGATATCAGATATGCATTGTTACATTTGGCGCCAACATAGCCTCATTAAATTTTGGTATCTGAATGGTAATCAATTAGATGcaaaataataatatataaCATTATTAATGCTCATTCAAAACCCAAAACAATTCTTTTATTTATCTTTCTCATTACTGGAACCATTACAACTACGTAGCATTTCCCGTGTTGTGACTTGACATTATATTCCAAATAGTATTTTGCAATGGTAGAATCAAAGGAGTACCAGGAACCGAAAGAAGTATTCCAACCAGAGACAATATAAGAGGTACCAGTCCAGTGTGTAACCAATTACCACCAGATGCAGCTTAATCTTCCTGTCATCGCAGGTTATTATAGGTGCTATCAAATTTCAAACCTGGTATAAACTCCACTTAAAGAATTCAATAGAATGAGGCAAGTCCAATTCATAAAGCTGATTGTTCATTGCAATCTTTCACCATGTCTCATCAGAACTTTGCATCCTTCCAAGCTCGTAGCAACCTGGTGGCATGAACAGCCGATTGAGCATGTAAAATATTTGGTGAGACAAACATAGTATGACCATGACAAAAAACTTTTCTTTTGAGAAAAGATACACAAAGGTCTCCTCTATATTGACATTGGCACCCTACAATTTGCTTTCTCAGGTGATAGTCAAAGTATGCTATGTATGCTTGACTGATTGAACTATACAGCCTTTTCAGCTAATTTTCTCATGCAGTGATTCTTCTTTCCGATCCTATTCTCATGATGCTTTTTTCTACTGCTATTCACATGATGTTACGGAGCTCTTCGGACTGTCTCTCTCCACCATTCTCAACATGACTCCATCACCACTTCCGGTTAGCCATAAACATAAAATTGCACTTATGGAACATGATATGCAACCGAAAACTCAAACCTCTTCCTCAAACACTCATTACATCAAAAGCTACAAAGTCACATCTCAACTTCTGGTCTCTCAGACTATGAAAAATAATGTTCAACAGAAAAATTACAAGCACATAATTACGGAAAGTCAAATAAATCAAACTACAAACATTTCCAACAAGAGAAACATTATAACgtaatttgtagaaataaaaaaatatacaaattAGTTAGACAATTCTTCATGCCATGGAAGCCAACTGGTACAACTTCGTAACTGGTTGAGAAAACAATTACATTTAAAATGCTTCGACGCATCTCAATCTCTGCAGCAACGTTTGTTTAGTGGCCATCTGGCTAGGCTGTCTTTTGACATTTTAGCTGGAGAATAAAAATATAGGTGGCCATGATGCTTTTTTCCTGGTTTGCATGATACTTCCTTAAATCAAGTCATCATCCCTTGCCAAAATTCCATGTCTATTATCTCTTTGCTCTTATCAAAAGGTTTGAATAAATGCCTCTTGGATGGCAAAAATTTTTGCAAACACATCTCGCATTCCTGGTCTATCTTTTGGTGATTCCATGGAACACATAAGGCCAATTTCAACCAATGGTATGATATAGTTTTGCAAGTGTAGATTACAAAGAACTTCATCTTCCTTGTTTTGCATTTGGGGGTCTAAAATCTCATTGATTTTATCAGGGAATGCTAGGTCCACATACTTATGAAGGCTAAGATTGTTACCAAATAGTTTGTCAGTCGGTCGCTTTGCCGTGAGCATTTCTAGTAGCAGCACCCCAAAACCATAAACATCACCACCGGTTGAGATTTTGCATCCCATTGCATACTCTGTGAAATAGATGCAATGCACATAAATTGAGAAACTAATAAGAAAATAAGAGATAAACTTATAGTCCTTCAAATGGAGGAGTCGTGCAAATTACCAGGTGCAATATATCCGATGGTTCCTGAGGCTCCAACCAAGCCTTCTGGACTGCTGTTAAGACTTGAAGAGAGAAACTTCGCTGACCCAAAGTCACCAATGCGTGAGGTCATGTCATAGTCCAAAAGAACATTGCTAGGCTTTAAATCACAGTGAATCAATGGAGGTACCAATTGGTTGTGCAGATAATCAAGAGCAGAAGCCACATCTGCCAGAATACTAATCCTTTGACCTAAACTTAACACCCTCCTTGGGCTACCTTGGTGTTGCCTTGAGTGTATCCACATGTCTAGGCTACCATTTGCCATGAACTCATATACTAGAGCTTTGAATTCATTGTTCTCAAAATCTACTGTCGAGCACAAGGTGATTGCTTGAATGAGATTGCGATGGCGGGTATGCTTTAACACTTCACACTCAGTGAAGAAGCTATGGAGCGAACCTTGCTCATCAAGATGAAATACCTTGATGGCAACAAGGTCTGTATCAAACTCAAACCGACCAATGTAGACTGATGCTGTATGACTTGAGCTGATCTTGTTGACTAGAGAGAACCAATTGGTGGCTTTAAGAATGTCTCCATATGACACCTTCTTCATTGTCTCTCTATAGCTTTCAGATGGTTGGGTTGTTTTTCCCTTCATAACAGTGGCAATAACACATAAAAATGACAATAAAGCGATAATAACTGGTGGAGCTATTATCAGCAGGAGGCGTGCATTGATTTTCCTTTTTGATGCTGAAGTGGTGGGACAGATCGGCAATGAAAATATGGGAATTCGTTGACATAGTGCCATGTTACCTTCTAGCATGACTGCATTTGAACTATTTGCGAAGATTCCACCGGTTGGAATTGGTCCTTCCAGTTTGTTGTATGATAGATTAAGATGATGTATGGTCCTGAAGTCCTCGAAGAATTCTGGAATTTGACCAGATAAGTTGTTTTCAGAGAGATCCATTTGTTGTATGGCCTTCAGTGCACTGAGAGACTGAGGAATAATCCCACTAAGCATATTTCCTTCCATCTGAAGGGATGACAAGACAACACACAGGCCAAGTTCAGGTGGTATTTCACCATATAACTTGTTGCTGGAAACATTCAATAGGCCAAGATTGATCAGTTTTCCAATTTCTGGTGGTATCATTCCTGTAAGGTTGTTGTTTGACAAGTCCAACCCCAAAGAAAGCGAAGAAATGTTGAGGATTTCACTTGGTATGGATCCATCAAGGTTATTGACTGATAGATTTAACATAGTCAACCTTTGGTACTGTCCTAGACTTGCTGGGATGTTTCCAGACAATAAGTTATCATCCAGGGAAAGCTGGTTCAATTGAGAGAGATTACCGAGTGTGGAT from Setaria italica strain Yugu1 chromosome II, Setaria_italica_v2.0, whole genome shotgun sequence encodes the following:
- the LOC101771575 gene encoding probable LRR receptor-like serine/threonine-protein kinase At3g47570 isoform X2, whose protein sequence is MDSESKSPSPRHVLFLLYGIIMFLSSNNATFSSAQTSNSSDSEADRQALLCFKSGISADPAGVLRSWRNDSLNFCSWRGVNCSTTLPIRVVSLELRSVQLKGQLSSCMVTLTSLVRVDLSYNDLSGSIPEEIGAIPRLKTLILAGNRLAGIIPLSLGTSASLRYVDLAANNLSGAIPYFQKTTSLQLLDLSANFLSGSIPASLGNVSSLNYIRLAQNNLKGSIPEALGHILNLSILDLGYNQLSGNVPATIYNVSSLRYLILSNNVLDGQILFNTGHSLPNLVYLILSGNKFSGMIPASLTNMSMLQVIGLSSNLLSGPIPSLGSLSNLSRLILGSNMLQGEDWAFLTSLTNCSQLLMLALDGNSLNGTIPSTIGNLRNLIILALSRNRFTGEIPSTLGNLSQLNQLSLDDNLLSGNIPASLGQYQRLTMLNLSVNNLDGSIPSEILNISSLSLGLDLSNNNLTGMIPPEIGKLINLGLLNVSSNKLYGEIPPELGLCVVLSSLQMEGNMLSGIIPQSLSALKAIQQMDLSENNLSGQIPEFFEDFRTIHHLNLSYNKLEGPIPTGGIFANSSNAVMLEGNMALCQRIPIFSLPICPTTSASKRKINARLLLIIAPPVIIALLSFLCVIATVMKGKTTQPSESYRETMKKVSYGDILKATNWFSLVNKISSSHTASVYIGRFEFDTDLVAIKVFHLDEQGSLHSFFTECEVLKHTRHRNLIQAITLCSTVDFENNEFKALVYEFMANGSLDMWIHSRQHQGSPRRVLSLGQRISILADVASALDYLHNQLVPPLIHCDLKPSNVLLDYDMTSRIGDFGSAKFLSSSLNSSPEGLVGASGTIGYIAPEYAMGCKISTGGDVYGFGVLLLEMLTAKRPTDKLFGCYELGRMQSSDETW
- the LOC101771575 gene encoding probable LRR receptor-like serine/threonine-protein kinase At3g47570 isoform X1; amino-acid sequence: MDSESKSPSPRHVLFLLYGIIMFLSSNNATFSSAQTSNSSDSEADRQALLCFKSGISADPAGVLRSWRNDSLNFCSWRGVNCSTTLPIRVVSLELRSVQLKGQLSSCMVTLTSLVRVDLSYNDLSGSIPEEIGAIPRLKTLILAGNRLAGIIPLSLGTSASLRYVDLAANNLSGAIPYFQKTTSLQLLDLSANFLSGSIPASLGNVSSLNYIRLAQNNLKGSIPEALGHILNLSILDLGYNQLSGNVPATIYNVSSLRYLILSNNVLDGQILFNTGHSLPNLVYLILSGNKFSGMIPASLTNMSMLQVIGLSSNLLSGPIPSLGSLSNLSRLILGSNMLQGEDWAFLTSLTNCSQLLMLALDGNSLNGTIPSTIGNLRNLIILALSRNRFTGEIPSTLGNLSQLNQLSLDDNLLSGNIPASLGQYQRLTMLNLSVNNLDGSIPSEILNISSLSLGLDLSNNNLTGMIPPEIGKLINLGLLNVSSNKLYGEIPPELGLCVVLSSLQMEGNMLSGIIPQSLSALKAIQQMDLSENNLSGQIPEFFEDFRTIHHLNLSYNKLEGPIPTGGIFANSSNAVMLEGNMALCQRIPIFSLPICPTTSASKRKINARLLLIIAPPVIIALLSFLCVIATVMKGKTTQPSESYRETMKKVSYGDILKATNWFSLVNKISSSHTASVYIGRFEFDTDLVAIKVFHLDEQGSLHSFFTECEVLKHTRHRNLIQAITLCSTVDFENNEFKALVYEFMANGSLDMWIHSRQHQGSPRRVLSLGQRISILADVASALDYLHNQLVPPLIHCDLKPSNVLLDYDMTSRIGDFGSAKFLSSSLNSSPEGLVGASGTIGYIAPEYAMGCKISTGGDVYGFGVLLLEMLTAKRPTDKLFGNNLSLHKYVDLAFPDKINEILDPQMQNKEDEVLCNLHLQNYIIPLVEIGLMCSMESPKDRPGMRDVFAKIFAIQEAFIQTF